The Candidatus Angelobacter sp. genome window below encodes:
- the obgE gene encoding GTPase ObgE, whose amino-acid sequence MYKNFIDNVKIYCKSGKGGYGSVHFRRDRGADGGNVIFRGNHHCWTLLHLKYKKHHIAENGFPVSGAKGKNCVIEIPIGTVVKNEKNEILLEITKNNQTKILFKGGKGGLGNWNYRSSKPCYSQYGMKGREGWIILELKLLSDVGLVGFPNSGKSSLLAAITSSKPKIAEYAFTTLTPHLGIVFCSDYRDFIIADIPGFIEGASKGKGLGYRFLKHLERNSVLLFLIPANTKDFEKEYEILLSELREYNPCLLEKPRLIVISKSDLINENIKIKKNLSFQPIFISSKNKEGLIDLKEKLLEKVQSSTYFFR is encoded by the coding sequence ATGTATAAAAATTTTATAGATAACGTTAAAATTTACTGCAAAAGTGGAAAAGGAGGATATGGATCTGTACATTTTCGTAGAGATAGAGGTGCAGATGGAGGAAATGTAATATTTAGAGGAAATCATCATTGCTGGACTCTTTTACATCTAAAATATAAAAAGCATCACATAGCTGAAAACGGTTTTCCTGTTAGTGGGGCGAAAGGTAAAAACTGCGTTATAGAAATCCCAATAGGTACAGTAGTAAAAAATGAGAAAAATGAAATTCTACTCGAGATTACAAAAAATAATCAAACAAAAATTCTATTCAAAGGAGGAAAAGGGGGATTAGGTAATTGGAATTACCGAAGTTCTAAACCTTGTTATTCCCAATATGGAATGAAAGGTAGAGAAGGATGGATTATTCTTGAACTAAAACTTTTATCAGATGTAGGATTAGTTGGATTTCCGAATTCTGGAAAATCTAGTCTATTAGCTGCAATTACTTCCTCAAAACCTAAAATTGCGGAGTATGCATTTACGACCCTAACTCCTCATTTAGGGATTGTTTTTTGTTCTGATTATAGGGATTTTATTATTGCAGATATTCCAGGTTTTATTGAAGGGGCTTCAAAGGGTAAAGGACTAGGATATAGGTTTTTAAAACATCTTGAAAGAAATTCTGTTCTTCTTTTTCTTATTCCAGCAAACACTAAAGATTTTGAAAAAGAGTATGAAATACTCTTGTCTGAACTACGGGAATATAATCCATGTTTGCTTGAGAAACCTCGTTTAATAGTTATTTCTAAATCTGACTTAATTAATGAAAATATTAAAATAAAGAAAAACTTATCTTTTCAACCCATTTTCATTTCATCAAAAAATAAAGAAGGATTGATAGATCTAAAAGAAAAATTATTGGAGAAAGTACAATCTTCTACTTATTTCTTTAGATGA